The Gemmatimonadota bacterium genome has a segment encoding these proteins:
- a CDS encoding glycosyltransferase family 39 protein, protein MKLCTVAAFAILAWIASGVSLLDDDWGHLKLASKGVVFAFTTGWEGLVGQGGYYRPMVVLSFYLDYLIGGYAPAIYHIHNIAIHAGCAYLIFLFARCLSSDSAVAWGTALLFFVLPIHTDSVFWIVGRTDLLCALFYLGSLILFLEYMERGSTGALLGLAACSALAFLSKEMAVSLPIALAALVAYRKAWKTAQARRGLAVVCIVLLAYFGVRWLVLGSVLGGTPRVSIIDWARDGVKAVAKFGMSDIWWLGIALVVVSGGIFIFQHGRGILRKFCRPFALLLIFLLCATLAPALGHLHNWYLYLPSAFFCLGISTIWLNKKQPILCSLFAVLILYYGVVIGREGFFWREASQISENAIAKLMPHARATTGTLFVCNVPSAWTPSGAFSGKPLFAYALKNALVMRSSQLLQAEITMVNHVWLTGDFAYRIHRTNTGFDLAVAKGGFFSFHSKGRGQTPPFEIDQIWGHITVHATDSLSVALNMQPEDRVVIYNKGKFEKLWP, encoded by the coding sequence TTGAAATTATGCACCGTCGCGGCCTTTGCAATACTGGCCTGGATTGCTTCGGGCGTCTCATTATTAGACGATGATTGGGGCCATCTCAAATTGGCTTCTAAAGGCGTTGTCTTCGCTTTCACAACGGGATGGGAGGGACTGGTCGGGCAAGGTGGATATTATCGCCCAATGGTCGTTTTATCGTTCTATCTGGACTATTTAATCGGCGGTTACGCGCCCGCTATTTATCACATCCACAATATCGCGATTCACGCGGGATGTGCGTATCTCATTTTTTTATTCGCGCGATGCCTTTCCTCAGACTCCGCAGTGGCCTGGGGCACCGCGCTTTTGTTTTTTGTTCTGCCCATTCACACCGATTCTGTTTTCTGGATCGTCGGGCGAACAGATCTCTTGTGTGCGTTATTCTATTTAGGTTCACTGATTTTATTTTTAGAATATATGGAGCGCGGTTCTACCGGCGCGTTATTGGGACTTGCCGCTTGCAGTGCGCTCGCTTTTTTATCCAAAGAAATGGCAGTTTCCCTGCCTATCGCACTCGCGGCACTGGTCGCGTATCGCAAAGCGTGGAAAACAGCACAGGCGCGACGCGGATTGGCTGTTGTCTGTATCGTATTGCTCGCGTATTTTGGCGTCCGATGGCTCGTGCTGGGCAGCGTATTGGGAGGGACACCCCGCGTATCAATTATAGATTGGGCGCGCGACGGCGTGAAAGCAGTAGCAAAATTTGGGATGAGTGATATCTGGTGGCTGGGCATTGCATTGGTGGTCGTAAGTGGTGGAATTTTTATTTTTCAACATGGTCGCGGCATCCTGCGCAAATTTTGTCGCCCATTCGCCCTGCTCCTGATCTTCCTCCTCTGCGCAACCCTCGCCCCGGCATTGGGGCATTTGCACAACTGGTATCTGTATTTGCCCTCCGCCTTCTTTTGTCTGGGTATCTCTACTATCTGGCTAAATAAAAAACAGCCAATTCTCTGCTCCCTCTTTGCTGTTCTAATCCTGTATTACGGAGTGGTGATCGGGCGCGAGGGCTTTTTCTGGCGCGAAGCTTCGCAAATAAGTGAAAATGCGATTGCCAAACTGATGCCCCATGCGCGGGCAACCACAGGCACATTATTCGTCTGCAACGTGCCGTCGGCGTGGACACCTTCCGGTGCGTTCAGTGGCAAACCGCTATTTGCTTATGCGCTCAAAAATGCACTTGTCATGCGGTCATCTCAACTATTGCAAGCCGAAATTACAATGGTAAATCACGTCTGGCTGACAGGTGATTTTGCGTATCGCATTCACAGGACAAATACGGGGTTTGATCTGGCGGTTGCAAAAGGCGGCTTCTTTTCGTTTCACAGCAAGGGACGGGGACAAACACCGCCTTTTGAAATTGACCAAATCTGGGGGCATATAACGGTACACGCAACCGATTCTCTCTCAGTCGCGTTGAATATGCAACCAGAGGATCGCGTAGTAATTTACAACAAAGGTAAATTTGAGAAATTGTGGCCGTAA
- a CDS encoding methyltransferase domain-containing protein: MKSRKMGYDSGSSSSTRAVGQFFDIYAKNFDAIYGHTGHRSALGRWVDRTFRQVMVRRFEETLRQTKKRAIHSVLDIGCGPGRYTAAFALQKKEVVGVDIAEEMLKIARDNIDALNVSADLVLDDYLSVHFDRIFDAACLMGFFDYIEDPVPVLKKLGTEVTGEFYASFPKAGGFLAWQRHIRYRLRRCPLWLYSKREVENALIASGFAGGYEIRDFGRDWYVVVQMQSTTDI; the protein is encoded by the coding sequence ATGAAATCGCGCAAAATGGGATACGATTCCGGCAGCAGTTCATCAACGCGGGCTGTGGGGCAGTTTTTTGATATTTATGCCAAAAATTTCGATGCGATCTACGGGCATACAGGACATCGAAGCGCGCTCGGCAGATGGGTAGATCGCACATTTCGGCAGGTGATGGTGCGGCGTTTTGAGGAAACGCTTCGACAAACAAAAAAACGGGCGATTCATTCTGTCTTAGACATCGGATGTGGCCCGGGACGATACACGGCTGCGTTTGCACTTCAGAAAAAAGAAGTCGTGGGGGTAGATATCGCCGAAGAAATGCTAAAAATCGCACGGGACAATATCGACGCGCTCAATGTAAGTGCAGACCTCGTTCTGGACGATTATCTGTCTGTTCATTTTGACCGGATATTTGACGCGGCGTGTTTGATGGGATTTTTTGATTATATCGAAGATCCCGTACCGGTCTTAAAAAAATTGGGTACAGAAGTGACGGGCGAGTTTTACGCGAGCTTTCCAAAAGCGGGCGGTTTTTTGGCGTGGCAGCGGCATATCCGATACCGCCTGCGAAGATGCCCGCTGTGGTTATACAGCAAACGAGAGGTTGAAAACGCACTGATTGCAAGCGGATTTGCCGGAGGCTACGAAATACGAGATTTTGGACGCGATTGGTATGTGGTCGTCCAAATGCAGAGCACAACTGACATCTAA
- a CDS encoding glycosyltransferase family 4 protein — protein MNRRPKILHTMTWLAPGGGADRNVYLSMKDMRKDYEIHLAVGRQIERDDLLKIDGVAAHICPYLDREIRPWRDFRALLWFMRLIRRERFDLVHTHESKASLLGRLAARLVGCKHIIYGLHGVVFNDPVNRIKRQFYIALEKMTIWACDLIIAVGRDTIRHYHRENIGCSIPHQIVYSGIDVTEFERRLNNVKKDAFRRNTGIPDDAPVLVNIGRFSSAKAQHYTIEAFARLQCPGARLLLVGEGPERAACERLCTDLGIADRVIFAGFFQDITPAYAIASVHVLSSLREGLSGVAVEASLARVPTVSFEVEGIREIITHGHSGFVVPQGDIKSMARYLEKLIGNSQMCHTFGERAYQHAIARWDHRVMVQKLDAIYRQRLKR, from the coding sequence ATGAATCGACGTCCCAAAATACTCCACACCATGACCTGGCTTGCACCCGGCGGTGGCGCAGACCGAAATGTGTATCTTTCGATGAAGGACATGCGAAAGGATTACGAGATACACCTCGCCGTTGGACGGCAAATCGAGCGAGACGATTTGTTAAAAATAGACGGGGTTGCCGCGCATATATGTCCATATTTAGACCGGGAAATCAGACCCTGGCGCGATTTTCGCGCGCTATTGTGGTTCATGCGATTGATTCGCCGCGAGCGATTTGATCTGGTTCACACCCATGAAAGCAAAGCGAGTTTGCTCGGGCGCCTCGCCGCGCGACTGGTCGGCTGCAAGCATATCATCTACGGACTTCACGGTGTTGTTTTTAACGATCCAGTCAACCGCATCAAACGACAATTCTACATCGCGCTCGAAAAAATGACGATATGGGCTTGCGATTTGATCATAGCCGTTGGTCGAGATACAATTCGGCACTACCATCGGGAAAATATCGGCTGCAGCATTCCCCATCAGATCGTTTATAGCGGCATCGATGTTACAGAATTTGAAAGACGCTTGAACAACGTAAAAAAAGACGCATTTCGGCGCAACACAGGCATACCTGACGACGCGCCCGTCCTGGTCAATATCGGCCGTTTTTCATCCGCCAAAGCACAACATTATACCATTGAGGCATTTGCCAGATTGCAATGTCCCGGAGCCAGATTATTATTGGTAGGAGAAGGACCCGAGCGCGCAGCGTGCGAGCGGCTTTGCACCGACTTAGGCATCGCGGACCGTGTCATTTTCGCGGGATTTTTCCAGGATATTACACCTGCGTATGCGATTGCCTCTGTACATGTCCTATCCTCTTTGCGCGAGGGCTTGTCCGGCGTTGCTGTGGAAGCATCCCTCGCGCGGGTGCCTACAGTATCGTTCGAAGTCGAAGGCATACGGGAAATTATAACACATGGTCACTCGGGTTTTGTCGTACCACAAGGCGATATCAAATCGATGGCAAGGTATTTGGAAAAATTGATCGGAAATTCTCAGATGTGTCACACATTTGGAGAACGCGCATACCAGCACGCGATTGCGCGATGGGATCATCGCGTTATGGTGCAAAAATTGGATGCAATTTATCGACAAAGGCTCAAAAGATGA
- a CDS encoding GDP-mannose 4,6-dehydratase, with translation MRFLVTGGAGFIGSHLAERLLKQDHEVYVLDDLSTGDLDNVRHLEGNPRFQMKVGTVLDPETLRPLVDWSDVIYHLAAAVGVNYVINHPLQSLTTNIRGTELLLELANKKKKRVLLASTSEVAGKKNGKATFSEDDDRLLGPTTVARWNYSTSKAVGEMLGLAYWREKKLPVIMVRFFNVIGPRQSPEYGMVVPRFIKQALLGHPITVYNDGEQRRCFTDIEDALDGLTALMEHDQTPGEIFNLGGNHETNEICIKGLAEKIKVLTESDSPIEFVPYDKAFAKGSYEDLNYRVPDLTKIKKLTGYNPKISLDTTLRRIIEYYES, from the coding sequence ATGAGGTTTTTGGTTACGGGCGGTGCGGGTTTTATTGGCTCGCATCTGGCCGAACGGCTTTTGAAACAAGACCACGAAGTTTATGTTTTAGACGATCTTTCAACTGGAGATCTGGACAATGTGCGGCACCTCGAAGGGAATCCGCGGTTTCAAATGAAAGTGGGCACAGTGCTCGACCCAGAGACACTCAGACCCTTAGTCGATTGGAGTGATGTCATTTATCATCTCGCGGCGGCTGTTGGTGTGAATTACGTCATCAACCACCCATTGCAGTCTTTGACCACGAATATACGGGGCACTGAACTCCTGTTGGAATTGGCAAACAAAAAGAAGAAACGAGTACTTTTGGCTTCGACCTCAGAGGTTGCTGGCAAGAAAAACGGCAAAGCGACATTTAGTGAAGACGATGATCGCTTGTTGGGACCAACAACCGTTGCGCGATGGAATTATTCAACCTCCAAAGCTGTCGGTGAAATGCTGGGATTGGCTTATTGGAGAGAAAAAAAATTACCCGTGATCATGGTCCGCTTCTTCAATGTAATTGGTCCCCGGCAAAGTCCAGAATACGGCATGGTGGTGCCCCGATTCATCAAGCAGGCATTGTTGGGACATCCCATTACGGTATATAACGACGGCGAGCAACGGCGGTGTTTTACCGATATAGAAGATGCCTTAGATGGATTGACAGCATTGATGGAACACGACCAAACGCCGGGCGAAATTTTCAATTTGGGCGGCAACCACGAGACCAATGAGATTTGTATCAAGGGCCTCGCTGAAAAAATCAAAGTGCTGACGGAAAGCGATTCACCCATTGAATTTGTCCCTTATGATAAGGCATTTGCAAAGGGTTCTTACGAAGACCTCAATTATCGCGTTCCCGATTTGACCAAGATCAAAAAATTAACGGGTTACAATCCCAAAATCAGTTTGGATACCACATTGCGGCGCATTATTGAATACTACGAATCGTGA
- a CDS encoding DUF3473 domain-containing protein, whose product MRHAFTVDVEDWYQGIPISNQMSAQSEPRLERSCHHLLDIMGEYDVRGTFFILGPVAQHYPDLIRRIAREGHELGCHGWSHDLVYEMTPERFREETQRASAAISDVTAQPVTAYRAAYFSITARSLWALDILAELGFQCDSSIFPVHNWRYGIPDFDLAPRIVKTASGPICEMPISVRQVGKMRLPVTGGAYFRLFPYFVSRANMRAVAKQRRAVIFYLHPWELDPDHPRVAFYWKARLTHYANLKATEPRLRRLLTDFSFCPLREIAMQMRKDG is encoded by the coding sequence ATGCGACACGCTTTCACAGTAGATGTCGAAGATTGGTATCAGGGCATACCAATCTCCAATCAGATGTCCGCGCAAAGCGAGCCACGCCTTGAGAGAAGTTGCCATCACTTACTCGATATAATGGGAGAATACGATGTTCGCGGCACATTCTTTATCCTGGGACCAGTAGCACAGCATTATCCCGACTTAATACGCCGTATAGCCCGCGAAGGTCACGAATTGGGATGCCATGGATGGTCTCACGATCTGGTCTATGAAATGACGCCCGAGCGATTTCGAGAAGAAACACAGCGGGCTTCTGCTGCGATCTCAGATGTAACCGCGCAACCCGTAACCGCCTATCGCGCGGCCTACTTCTCCATTACAGCGCGATCATTATGGGCTCTGGATATTTTGGCAGAACTCGGTTTTCAGTGCGATTCGAGTATTTTTCCAGTACATAACTGGCGCTATGGGATTCCCGATTTTGATTTGGCACCGCGTATTGTAAAAACCGCTTCTGGGCCAATTTGCGAAATGCCAATATCTGTGCGCCAGGTGGGAAAAATGCGATTGCCCGTAACCGGAGGCGCGTATTTCAGGCTGTTTCCATATTTTGTGAGCCGTGCAAATATGCGGGCTGTGGCCAAACAGCGGCGAGCTGTGATCTTTTATCTACACCCCTGGGAACTCGACCCCGATCATCCACGGGTCGCATTTTACTGGAAGGCGCGTTTGACGCACTACGCCAATTTGAAAGCAACAGAGCCTCGATTGAGGCGATTATTGACCGATTTCTCTTTTTGTCCGCTACGCGAAATTGCAATGCAAATGAGAAAAGACGGATGA
- a CDS encoding glycosyltransferase family 4 protein, giving the protein MKILFIARYGPLAASSRTRVFDYLPLLRRAGITCDVKVVTPDDLIKRNTRGIFSRILYYVLSYFRALWTGWTCIFTAPQYDAILIQKALFSFPIPRLLRRYKHKIFFDFDDAIFTLENPNTGWINRLRTQRRAMGVPAMLQTAHCAIVENAYTAEFAARYCPRVSQITGPIDTARYIPEKKTEDEKIALGWIGSQCTTRYLDMIRDPLAALARQYPNLELRLIGAGNFDVSDLQIVCMDWTLETEVGYLQTFDIGLMPLPDDPFTRGKGGYKLLQYMACGLPVVASPVEINREIVAHGETGFLAETDAEWIEFLGTLIENNTLRNRMGAAGRARVIAHYALEKSSEQLLALLQRSTHQCDTLSQ; this is encoded by the coding sequence ATGAAAATTTTATTTATCGCGCGGTATGGCCCCTTAGCTGCCAGCAGCCGCACGCGGGTTTTCGATTATCTGCCCCTATTGCGTAGAGCGGGCATCACATGTGATGTCAAAGTCGTGACTCCCGATGACCTGATCAAACGCAATACCAGAGGCATTTTCTCGCGTATCCTGTACTATGTGCTGTCTTATTTTCGCGCCTTATGGACGGGATGGACTTGCATTTTTACAGCACCACAATACGACGCCATCCTAATACAAAAAGCGTTATTTTCCTTTCCCATACCGCGCCTGTTGCGCCGGTACAAACACAAAATATTTTTTGATTTTGACGACGCTATCTTTACACTCGAAAACCCCAACACGGGATGGATCAATCGGTTGCGAACCCAACGGCGCGCAATGGGCGTACCCGCAATGCTGCAAACAGCACACTGCGCGATAGTAGAAAATGCCTACACCGCTGAATTTGCAGCCCGTTATTGTCCTCGTGTTTCACAAATCACGGGACCTATTGATACTGCGCGTTATATCCCTGAAAAAAAAACAGAGGATGAGAAAATCGCACTGGGATGGATTGGGAGCCAGTGCACAACGCGGTATCTGGACATGATTCGAGACCCATTGGCCGCCCTCGCGCGGCAATATCCCAATTTGGAATTGCGTTTGATTGGCGCAGGTAACTTTGATGTATCCGATCTGCAAATTGTGTGCATGGACTGGACGCTGGAAACCGAAGTTGGTTATTTGCAAACATTTGACATTGGCTTGATGCCCCTGCCCGACGATCCTTTTACGCGGGGCAAAGGGGGTTACAAATTGCTGCAATACATGGCCTGCGGATTGCCCGTAGTGGCCAGTCCAGTCGAAATCAACCGCGAAATCGTCGCCCATGGAGAAACTGGATTTTTGGCTGAGACAGACGCCGAGTGGATCGAATTTTTGGGTACATTAATCGAAAATAATACCCTGCGCAATCGCATGGGAGCTGCTGGCCGCGCCCGTGTAATCGCGCATTACGCACTCGAAAAAAGCAGCGAACAATTGCTGGCTCTTCTGCAGCGGAGCACACACCAATGCGACACGCTTTCACAGTAG